AGGTAGATAGAAGCCTATGGATAGAATAGAATGAAAAGGTAAGAGTATAACTAAATATGAAGAGACCTGGTAAACAGGCTGACAAGTTAATGAAAAACGATTATATCAATAAGTAGGAGTGCCCACTGTAAATCCAAGAAGCTACAGTTGTTTTGTCAATGAAACCAGGCATTCATAAATCCATTCAGACAGAGGGTGTGATGCATCCCTCGCCACAAACTCATAAACAATGCCATTGATCTCAACTGAGCTGCAACCAGGCGTTTTTTCCACTCCTCTCTCCTCCATTATTTTCCTTGCACTCCTTGCCTCCTTCCACATTTTTGCCTCACGGTACATGCTAGCAAGCAGAACATAAATTCCACTATCATGAGGATCAATCTCAAGAAGCTTCAAAGCTGTCCTCTCTCCAATTAGAACATTGCCATGTACTCGACAAGCAAAGAATAAAGCACCCCACACAGCAGCATCAGCCGCCATGGGCATACTTTTAATAAGCTGTTCTGCTTCCTCCAAATGACCAGCCCTTCCTAAAAGGTCCACCATGCATGAGTAGTGTTTAACCTTTGGAGATATATTGAATTTAGAGCTCATTTCAGAAAAATATTTACGGCCTTCTGCAACTAAACCTCCATGACAACATGCTTGTAAGACACCAAGAAAGGTGATCTCATCAGGCATTAATCCGTTATGAATCATTTTCGAGAAATAGGAAATAGCGTCATGAGCATTCCCATGAAGTGCTAAACCACAAATGATGGCTGTCCAGGTCAAACAGTTTCTTTGAGGAATCTCTTGGAAAACCTGGAGTGCCCTTGCAATATTTCCGCACTTGGCATACATATCAACTAGTGCAGTTCCTACAACAACATCTAGAGAAATACTGTGTTTTCCAATATAATGGTGAATCCATATTCCGACATCAAGTCCTCCTAGTTGGGAGCACGCAGAAAGACAGTTAACCAAGGTCACTTTATCAGGTTCTATTTTTCTAATTTGCATTTCATGGAATAGAGCCAATGCCTCCTTACTATGCTTAGCTTGGACACAGCCACTGATCATTGCATTCCAAGGCACAACACTTTTCTCTGGAATTTTAAATAAAAGCTCCCGAGCAATATCCAGAAAACCTAATCTAGCATATCCCAAAACCATTGTAGTCCATGAAACAATGGTCTTCTGTGCCATGTTATCAAATAAAACTCGTGCAGCTAACAGGTCCCCACACTTCACATACATATCCATAAGCGCATTATTGAGTGGAATTGTGAACTCAAGCCCTTGTCTCTTGATATAATGATGAAATTCTCTGCCAAGATTCAAATCCTGTAACTGAGAACAAGAAGAAACGACCCCAATCATTGTAATCTCATTTGGCTTCACTTTCTCTGCCTCCATTTCTCGATAGAGTTTTATAGCCTCATTTGCTAGTCCTCTTCTAACACACCCAGTAATCATGGAATTCCAGGTTACAAGGTCTCTCACACAACTTTTACTGAACACATCATATGCTGCCTCCAACTCTCCGTATGAGAGTAGCATAGTGATTGAAGCATTGTGCACAAATATATCTGATTCAAAACCAAACTTCAACACATGCCCAAGTATAGTAAAACCGACCCAATTTAAAGATGGGCAAGAACAAGCTTTAATCAGTAAAGGGTAAGTATGATTATCTGGCTTCAAAACACCACCCTGCAACATTCTCCTGTACATCAAAAGAGCTCCTTCTAAGCTCCCACTTTCCACATATCCCCTTACCGTCACGTTCCAAGAAAAGACATTGGGTTCTCGTGCATGAAACAAGATTTTACTGCAATACTCAAGGGCCCGCGATTCAGAGAGAGCACAAAAGGCAACGAGCCGACTCGCAGCAAAACCATCATCAACCAAGCCCGTCACGGTCATCCGAGCCTGGATTTGCTTCAACTGCACCAATGACTT
This portion of the Lotus japonicus ecotype B-129 chromosome 3, LjGifu_v1.2 genome encodes:
- the LOC130746689 gene encoding pentatricopeptide repeat-containing protein At2g22410, mitochondrial, yielding MPILFVGKFRYRYRYRYRYSYPLIPTAPPFIPFLSLLHTRSLAPLVKPINWNTTHSFVWKNPLLSILERCKSLVQLKQIQARMTVTGLVDDGFAASRLVAFCALSESRALEYCSKILFHAREPNVFSWNVTVRGYVESGSLEGALLMYRRMLQGGVLKPDNHTYPLLIKACSCPSLNWVGFTILGHVLKFGFESDIFVHNASITMLLSYGELEAAYDVFSKSCVRDLVTWNSMITGCVRRGLANEAIKLYREMEAEKVKPNEITMIGVVSSCSQLQDLNLGREFHHYIKRQGLEFTIPLNNALMDMYVKCGDLLAARVLFDNMAQKTIVSWTTMVLGYARLGFLDIARELLFKIPEKSVVPWNAMISGCVQAKHSKEALALFHEMQIRKIEPDKVTLVNCLSACSQLGGLDVGIWIHHYIGKHSISLDVVVGTALVDMYAKCGNIARALQVFQEIPQRNCLTWTAIICGLALHGNAHDAISYFSKMIHNGLMPDEITFLGVLQACCHGGLVAEGRKYFSEMSSKFNISPKVKHYSCMVDLLGRAGHLEEAEQLIKSMPMAADAAVWGALFFACRVHGNVLIGERTALKLLEIDPHDSGIYVLLASMYREAKMWKEARSARKIMEERGVEKTPGCSSVEINGIVYEFVARDASHPLSEWIYECLVSLTKQL